CGCTCCTGCCACGGATTTTCATGCGGAGATGGTCCCAGGCCACTTCCCGCGTGACCCTCAGCTTCTCACCTTCCGGCCAATCCACGATGAGGGAGCCCTTTTCCTGCATCTCCTTGAGGTCCAGCAGCACCTGGAGACAATCCTCCGGATCTTCCAGGAACCAGAGCCGATCGGGTTCGGGAAGTTTTGAAAGAATGGAGCACCCCCCCTCCACGGTCTCCGCTAGGCTCTCTTCCAGGACCAAATCCCTGTGAGCCTGCATCCTCTTGCCGTCTATTTCGGCAATCACGTTTGCCGTTCCGACTCCGGGCTTGAGATGCGGTCCGGCATCTTTGAATGGCTTTACGAACATCTCCAGTCTGAAGCCCGTGCCGGCGGGCAGGAGATGGAGATGGGGCGTCGGGTCCGCCTCCGCTTCCACAATGTCTTTTGATTTTCCGCCGATATCCGAATGCACCGTGACCAGGGACGAAATGCTCCCGATGGCGTTCAACACCTCTTCTTTAGCCGTTTCCGGTACGCTCAACCCCCTCTCCCCGAGAATCTTTGCAATACGCTTGTGTTCTTCGGAAAGTTCGATGACCTTGAACCTCGTGGGAGTCTCCCGAACGAGCTCCACATTCCCACCCGTCAGGGGCGTGGAAAACTTGACCCTGATCCTCGATCCGGCTTGTTCCACAAGGATTTCGGGCTCCCCTTTCACAAACTCCACATTTATGGAAGGAGACTTTTCCAGGAAGATCAATGGATGTCCCACGAGAGCGGGCAGGGCTTTTTCCATGTCGAACTCATAGCCGGAGTCGTAATAGTAATCGTATTCCTTGTGGAGTGTGGCTCGAATGAGGTGATCCTGGCGCGTGATGTAGTCCAGGTTGGTACCGCTTTGCAGCCGGCTGAGCGAAACGGCGCGGCCCTTGCTCCAGGTCCCTTTCGCGGTGAGCTTCTGTTCGAGGGGCCTCAGGGTGAGATTGCCTCCATCGTAATCTACAAGCCAGACCAGCCGGGCTTGAGCCGATTTCGCACTGTCCGAGCGGTCGAGGGAAGAAATGTGAACGAGAGCATTCAGACCCTTTTTCCATGCTTCTTCTACTTTGAGGGTCGATACGAAAGAGGGCATTCCCGTCTCTTCCCGGATCTTCTGGATATAATTGGAACGGATGGGGGTGGACTGCTCGGCACGGGACAGCAGTTCCGCACACTCCATGGCAACCCACTTCATGTCCCTGTCGCGGGCCTTTATGAATATTTTACTGATTAAATCGATCTTTTCCTGACTCAATTCACCTTCCAGCCAATAAGAAGCGATGGCGGAAAAAAGCGTGGAAAGGCCTTCCCCGTATTCTTTATTCCTGGCCAGGAACAGGCGCGCTACGTCCACTTCATAGCGCTGCAAGAGGGACATAACCTTCAAGGCATTATAAACCGAAGAAAGAAAGGGATTTTCCCCTTCGTTGTTAAGAGCGGTATCGATATACCCATCGATTTTCCTTTCATGCGAGGTATCCTGCGTCTTCAGCAATGCCAGGATGAAGATCGGGCCGAAAAAACCTCTAAAATACTCCTTTCTTCTTCCCGACCATTTGCGAAGCCGTTTCAAATCCGATTCAAAAGATTCAATGGCTTCTTCGTTTCTGCCCTGCATAAAATGGATCCCGCCCTGTACTCCAAGATTGTAAAGAGAGTCCCCCATCTCCGAAAGTATGTGCTGCGCTTCCTCCGGGCGCCCTCCCATGAGGAGCCGGAAAGACAGGATATAATCCAATACGGGTTTCTTCTCCTCGGGGATGATACTTCGGTTGCTCGCATCCATTGCGTATGAAAGCGCATCTTCATCCGGAACCATCTGAGTCAGCGCCATAAAGAATATCTGAACCAGGGCCTCGTGCTGCAGTTCGGGGGGGAGCGTGCGAAACCATTCGCCGTCAAAAGGATTGTTGCATACTCGAACCAGAGGATGCACTTCTGTAAAAGTTTTGGAACACTGTGAATAAATTTGGTTCAACCGTTCCGAATACAGCTTGAAGTCATGAGTATAGATCCCGATACGAAGATCGCGCATCACAACCCAGCAATACTGCCCCTGACTGCCGTAGGAGTAGTAACTTTTGAGGGGTTTTACTCCTTGAACGGCATTCACCATGAGTCCGTAATGCCCGAAAGCGGAAGGACCATCCGCCGCCGTAGCGAGCGCTTTTCTCGTGGCCACTTCCACAAAAGCGTCGTGGCACTGATAAGACTTGTTCAAGAGCTTGAGGGACCTCAGGTGGTTCAGATATGGGACAACCGATTTGATTTTCTGCTGTTTGCCTCTCCCCAAAGTGATATCCGTTTTGAGAAGACACTTGAAAATCATCTCCGGGGTCGTCGGTTCATAGATAACCGAACAGAGCTGAACGATCGTTTTTTCGACGGGTGAAAGTGTTTCGTACGCCTCGAGAAGAGTTTCGCTTATTTCCTTGTTGTTCAACAAATCGAGTCCTTCTTGATTTCACTCATTTTAAAGACAATTCGGAACCTCAACCCACTCGGCAACGAGATCGGCCCGGCAAGGCAGCCTTTTCCCCCGCGCGGAACACGTGGGAAAAGGCTGGATTGAAATTCCAAATTAAAAATATATCAAATAATTCTTTTAGTTTAAACTCTCGAAAATATCTTTTGGATCGCGGCACGGCTTTCCTCGGAAGCCTTTTCTGCACACTTTGTAAAATAAGACAGCCTTTCTGCGAAGCCCTTCCGGGGTTATTCCTTGGCCTTGTTGACGCAATAGAAAGCCAGAACAAAGAGAATGGATCCCGTAATGGCAAGAAGCAGGTAAGAAAAGGATTCGGGAGGCAGGCCAAAGGCCGCGCTTCGAATGGCATGGGCGGCATGGGTGAGCGGCAGGAAATGGAGAATTTTCTGGGCCCATGGAGGCATGCGGTCCACGGGGAAAAAAGTCCCCCCCAGGAAGGCCATGGGAGTGATGAAAAAATTGGTGAGCAATGCCTGGTCCGCATGGGATTTGACGAGCATCGCCATGCAGACCGCCAGGGATGCGAACAGAAAGCTGTTGAGGACGACGGCGAGCCAAAAAAAGATGTTGTAGGAAAGGAAAACCCCGGCACAGAGACCAATGAGAAGAATGATTCCGATGGAAAGGAGTGCGCGGGTGATGCCCGCCAGCACCTCTCCCGTCACATAGGCAATGTTTCGAATGGGGGCCGCCTGAAATTCTTCAAAAATGCGCCAGTAAAACCTGGCTATATTGATTTCGCTGGCAATGGCAAAGGCCTGAATCATGCTGCTCATGGCCACAAGCCCGGGAATCAGAAACTCCATATAAGAATGCCCCTGCACCTCCACGCCTTTCCCCATTCCAAGACCAAAAGCGATGAGGTAAAGGAGGGGCCCAACGGACATGGACGCCACCTGCCTGAAAAATTTTTTTCTGAGAATCAGGAGTTCCCGCTCGTAGATAGCCAGGCAGCCTCTCATGATTGCACCTTTTTCCCTGTAACGGAAATGAAGACGTCCTCCAGGTTCACCCTTCTCAAAGCAAAGCTTCCTTCCTGCTGCGCGACGTGCCTGTTGGCTTCTTCTCTCTCCTTGAAGTAGGCGGTTTCCATTTCGCCATCCACGATGCGGTCTAAAGCCCAGGTTCCCAGTCGAGCCATCATGTTTTGAGGTGCGTCGATATCCACGATGCGCCCCTCTTCCAGAAAAGCCACGCGATCCGCCAGGAATTCGGCCTCTTCTATGTAATGGGTCGTCAAAAAAATAGTCGCCCCGTTCTGTTGAATTTTCTTGATGAGAGACCAGATCTTCCTCCGAATGGTGGGATCCAGCCCGACGGTCGGCTCATCCAGGAACAAAATCCTGGGGGAATGCATGAGGGCGCGGGCTACCATCACCCTTCGCTTCATTCCTCCTGAAAGCTGTTTGACCGGACTGTTCTTGCGATCTTTGATGTCCACGTATTCGAGCAGTTCATCGATCCTGGACATCCGTTTTCTGCGGGGCATATGGAACAGCTTGCCGTGAATGTTCAGATTTTCATAAACCGTGAGTTCATGATCCAGATTGATGGTTTGAGGTGCCAGTCCGCACTGCCGCTTGGCGTCCAGAGTCTCCCGCAGAATATGAAACCCATGCAG
This region of Desulforhabdus amnigena genomic DNA includes:
- a CDS encoding DEAD/DEAH box helicase, giving the protein MNNKEISETLLEAYETLSPVEKTIVQLCSVIYEPTTPEMIFKCLLKTDITLGRGKQQKIKSVVPYLNHLRSLKLLNKSYQCHDAFVEVATRKALATAADGPSAFGHYGLMVNAVQGVKPLKSYYSYGSQGQYCWVVMRDLRIGIYTHDFKLYSERLNQIYSQCSKTFTEVHPLVRVCNNPFDGEWFRTLPPELQHEALVQIFFMALTQMVPDEDALSYAMDASNRSIIPEEKKPVLDYILSFRLLMGGRPEEAQHILSEMGDSLYNLGVQGGIHFMQGRNEEAIESFESDLKRLRKWSGRRKEYFRGFFGPIFILALLKTQDTSHERKIDGYIDTALNNEGENPFLSSVYNALKVMSLLQRYEVDVARLFLARNKEYGEGLSTLFSAIASYWLEGELSQEKIDLISKIFIKARDRDMKWVAMECAELLSRAEQSTPIRSNYIQKIREETGMPSFVSTLKVEEAWKKGLNALVHISSLDRSDSAKSAQARLVWLVDYDGGNLTLRPLEQKLTAKGTWSKGRAVSLSRLQSGTNLDYITRQDHLIRATLHKEYDYYYDSGYEFDMEKALPALVGHPLIFLEKSPSINVEFVKGEPEILVEQAGSRIRVKFSTPLTGGNVELVRETPTRFKVIELSEEHKRIAKILGERGLSVPETAKEEVLNAIGSISSLVTVHSDIGGKSKDIVEAEADPTPHLHLLPAGTGFRLEMFVKPFKDAGPHLKPGVGTANVIAEIDGKRMQAHRDLVLEESLAETVEGGCSILSKLPEPDRLWFLEDPEDCLQVLLDLKEMQEKGSLIVDWPEGEKLRVTREVAWDHLRMKIRGRSDWFELSGDLKVDDNLVLDMKQLLELLQSGRSRFIPLGDGQFLALTREFRKRLEELNSYSERRGKALRVHPLAALAIEDFTDRLTHLDADDAWKFRLKRIKDAQNFVPVVPSTLKAQLRDYQVEGFNWLARLAHLGVGACLADDMGLGKTLQALAIILDRAPQGPTLVVAPTSVCMNWISEANRFAPTLNLISFSGGNRESIVNDLKEMDVLVTSYGLLHQEAELLSSVEWRTIVLDEAQAIKNIATKRSQAAMGLKGEFKLITTGTPIENHLGEFYTLFDFINPGLLGSQDRFNARFAIPIEKYKDKDAGKRLKKLIRPFILRRIKSQVLEELPPRTEVILRVEMGVEEMAFYEALRRQALEKLEMDQGPPGQKHLKILAEIMKLRQACCNPKLVLPESNISSSKLQLFGDVVSEILESGHKALVFSQFVGHLSLIREYLDERSIDYRYLDGSTPPKERKKQVDAFQAGKGDLFLISLKAGGLGLNLTAADYVIHMDPWWNPAVEDQASDRAHRIGQLNPVTVYRLVTQNTIEEKIVKLHQDKRDLASSLLDGSDISGKISAEELLKLIRED
- a CDS encoding ABC transporter permease — translated: MRGCLAIYERELLILRKKFFRQVASMSVGPLLYLIAFGLGMGKGVEVQGHSYMEFLIPGLVAMSSMIQAFAIASEINIARFYWRIFEEFQAAPIRNIAYVTGEVLAGITRALLSIGIILLIGLCAGVFLSYNIFFWLAVVLNSFLFASLAVCMAMLVKSHADQALLTNFFITPMAFLGGTFFPVDRMPPWAQKILHFLPLTHAAHAIRSAAFGLPPESFSYLLLAITGSILFVLAFYCVNKAKE
- a CDS encoding ABC transporter ATP-binding protein, with product MIRIENLKKNYKSIQALKGIHLHVKEGELFAYLGPNGSGKTTTIKILTGLAKPTSGDAYLHGFHILRETLDAKRQCGLAPQTINLDHELTVYENLNIHGKLFHMPRRKRMSRIDELLEYVDIKDRKNSPVKQLSGGMKRRVMVARALMHSPRILFLDEPTVGLDPTIRRKIWSLIKKIQQNGATIFLTTHYIEEAEFLADRVAFLEEGRIVDIDAPQNMMARLGTWALDRIVDGEMETAYFKEREEANRHVAQQEGSFALRRVNLEDVFISVTGKKVQS